The Candidatus Dependentiae bacterium genome includes a window with the following:
- the nusB gene encoding transcription antitermination factor NusB: MINKNIDPEIEQQSTETNEITDSELTPRTQRAQRSFAFHILYAMDRNDYAVPLSFILDDFRTGFDVEFSDDCFAVSIAKGVLEHQQEIDSIVLSLLENWSADRLGCCTTLILRIAFWELLYTKTPPQIVINEAIELTKAFAEKDAHRFVNGVLDTYCTRANIKIENPFKTPKAS; this comes from the coding sequence ATGATTAACAAAAACATCGACCCCGAGATTGAACAACAATCTACTGAAACAAATGAAATTACCGATTCAGAACTTACGCCACGAACACAACGTGCTCAACGCTCGTTTGCATTTCACATCTTGTATGCAATGGACCGCAACGATTATGCCGTTCCATTAAGTTTCATTTTAGATGACTTCAGAACCGGCTTTGATGTTGAATTTAGTGATGATTGCTTTGCTGTTTCTATTGCAAAAGGCGTACTTGAACATCAACAAGAAATTGATTCTATTGTTTTATCATTACTAGAAAACTGGTCTGCAGACCGACTTGGCTGCTGTACTACTTTGATTTTAAGAATAGCTTTTTGGGAACTTTTATACACAAAAACTCCACCTCAAATCGTTATCAATGAAGCAATCGAACTTACCAAAGCCTTTGCAGAAAAAGATGCACATAGATTTGTAAACGGGGTGCTTGATACATATTGCACTCGAGCAAATATCAAAATCGAAAACCCATTCAAAACACCAAAAGCATCTTAA
- a CDS encoding nucleoside-diphosphate kinase, which yields MVGNRTYAMIKPHAVQSANVGKIIDRIEREGFKVVAMKKVHFSSKFAEIFYAVHAQRSFFQELVADISSGPVVALILEKENAVQAWRDLIGATDPEKAAEGTIRKQFGVNVGKNAVHGSDSDANAALESALVFPDVA from the coding sequence ATGGTTGGTAATAGAACATATGCTATGATTAAACCACATGCTGTTCAATCGGCAAATGTGGGTAAGATCATCGATCGAATTGAGCGCGAAGGCTTTAAAGTTGTAGCGATGAAGAAAGTTCATTTTTCTTCAAAATTTGCAGAAATTTTTTATGCAGTTCATGCGCAAAGATCGTTTTTTCAGGAATTAGTTGCTGATATTTCTTCAGGCCCAGTTGTTGCACTTATCTTAGAAAAAGAAAATGCAGTTCAGGCGTGGAGAGATCTTATCGGTGCTACAGATCCAGAAAAAGCAGCAGAAGGAACAATTAGAAAGCAGTTTGGCGTAAATGTTGGTAAAAATGCAGTGCATGGCTCAGATTCTGATGCAAATGCAGCATTGGAGTCGGCATTAGTTTTTCCAGATGTAGCATAA